Below is a genomic region from Desulfuromonadales bacterium.
GGTGGATGAAGAGGACCTGCTGGGCCGTGAGATACTCCATCACTCGGCGAGCTTCTTGAGGGCGGGGCGATACCGGTCGATGAACTCGTTCACCTGGGCGACGAACTCGGCGTCGATCCCTGCCGGATATTCGGCCTCCAAAGGGCGAACCGGTTCGATGAGGATGCGGCCGTGCTCCTCGTCGACGGACACTTCCACCTCCGAGCCGATGGCCAACTTCAGCTTCTCCAGCGCCTCGGCCGGAAGCGACACCCCGCGGCTGTTGCCGATGGTGCAGATTTTACGGCGCATGGGTTATCTCCGGGAATTGTTATAACGGAATTATAATCTGGTCGGAAAGGAGCGGCAAGGGATATTTAGGCGCTTGCCCCCTCTCGGAAAATGACCTATATTTGTACCACAAAACAAACCACAAAAGGGGTCTGCAATGGAACGTCTCTATGCCCGCGCGTCGGTCAGCATCAGCGACCTGAAGAAGAACCCCTCCCGGATCATCCATGAAGCGGAAGGAACCCCCGTGGCGATCCTGAACCACAACAAGCCCAGCGCCTACCTGGTCCCGGCCGAAGCCTTCGAGGCCCTCATGGAAAAGCTCGAGGACTACGAACTCTCCCGCATCGTCGAGGAGCGGAAGGATGAACCGACCGTCAAGGTTTCCCTCGATGAGCTTTAGCCTCGAATTCAAGGAGTCCGCTCTGAAGGAATGGAAGAAGCTGGATGGCGGAATCCGGGAACAGTTCAAGAAGAAGCTGGCCGAGCGCCTCGACCGGCCCCGCGTCGAGTCGGTCCGGCTCAGGGGCATGGCCGACTGCTACAAGATCAAGCTGAAGAATGCCGGCTGCCGGCTGGTCTATCAGGTGGACGACACGCGCGTGGTGGTTGTCGTGGTGGTTGTCGTGGTGGCGGTCGGCAGGCGGGAGAACCTGGCGGTTTACAAGGTGGCGGGCAAGCGGGTAAAGGAATAACCTGTCCCCA
It encodes:
- a CDS encoding type II toxin-antitoxin system prevent-host-death family antitoxin; the encoded protein is MERLYARASVSISDLKKNPSRIIHEAEGTPVAILNHNKPSAYLVPAEAFEALMEKLEDYELSRIVEERKDEPTVKVSLDEL
- a CDS encoding type II toxin-antitoxin system RelE/ParE family toxin; amino-acid sequence: MSFSLEFKESALKEWKKLDGGIREQFKKKLAERLDRPRVESVRLRGMADCYKIKLKNAGCRLVYQVDDTRVVVVVVVVVVAVGRRENLAVYKVAGKRVKE
- a CDS encoding AbrB/MazE/SpoVT family DNA-binding domain-containing protein, producing the protein MRRKICTIGNSRGVSLPAEALEKLKLAIGSEVEVSVDEEHGRILIEPVRPLEAEYPAGIDAEFVAQVNEFIDRYRPALKKLAE